The Butyrivibrio fibrisolvens genome window below encodes:
- a CDS encoding radical SAM mobile pair protein A: MSICIKDQIQNMNLVIGCTVGCPYCYARNNTRRYHIIDDFEKPQFFQGKLRMMEKKKPQNFLLTGMSDLSGWHEEWREEVFKKIAENPQHQFLFLTKRPDLLSFETDLDNAWFGVTVTRKSELWRIDALRSNVKAKKYHVTFEPLFDDPGKVDLTGIDWIVVGTMTGAKSRTVKTDPGWAYSLTEQAHELNIPVFWKEDLVPIMGEEMIQEMPDAFNKVLEEQRIWNNQKSK, encoded by the coding sequence ATGAGTATCTGTATTAAAGATCAGATTCAGAACATGAATCTTGTTATAGGGTGCACTGTTGGATGTCCGTACTGCTATGCCAGAAACAATACGAGGCGTTATCACATCATAGATGATTTTGAAAAACCACAGTTTTTTCAAGGAAAGCTTCGTATGATGGAAAAGAAAAAGCCGCAGAATTTTCTGCTGACCGGCATGAGCGATCTCTCGGGCTGGCATGAGGAATGGAGAGAGGAAGTCTTTAAAAAGATAGCAGAGAATCCTCAGCACCAGTTTCTTTTTCTTACCAAACGACCGGATCTTCTGTCTTTTGAAACAGATCTTGATAATGCATGGTTTGGCGTTACAGTTACGAGAAAGTCTGAGTTATGGCGTATTGATGCACTGCGGAGCAATGTAAAGGCAAAAAAATATCATGTTACCTTTGAGCCTTTGTTCGATGATCCGGGTAAGGTTGATCTTACAGGCATTGACTGGATTGTGGTGGGAACCATGACAGGTGCAAAGAGCAGGACTGTTAAAACAGATCCCGGGTGGGCTTATTCATTGACAGAACAGGCTCATGAACTGAACATTCCTGTATTCTGGAAAGAAGATCTTGTTCCGATTATGGGAGAAGAAATGATACAGGAAATGCCGGATGCTTTTAACAAAGTGCTGGAGGAACAGAGGATATGGAACAACCAGAAATCAAAGTAA
- a CDS encoding condensation domain-containing protein codes for MAEKKYLYTERAHYMCPNMHFGIVAEIGAEFDANRIIESIGVLKSAHPLMRSLIAEEQGSARIYYEEQSQLEIPVTIKKANDDWQTDYEAVSSAGWNVQKKALLKVFAYPSESGTRVLFITHHLLCDGRGLLQLMQEFADLYVNDVKPHPVDEKLMESFDDLPSGSDLGFISKVLIKYANKKWRGEGHTVSYEEYLRFERDHDSKQDIKREIKKIDEEELDSLLDLCRKNGVSLNDYLVAKMMINEGTDKVVIASDIRNEIKNYKKGALGNYATAFGVVVKKKRSEIMELAKAVDHEVRSIMSKPDKEMLVLSCYFNMDPELLDAIAISTLGSFESKAGRFVGSKMFGYEKRDGHCITNLGRVESSVISEAVFIPPASPANRKAWGVLTINKKMRICSIHSV; via the coding sequence GAACAGGATCATCGAGAGCATTGGTGTTCTAAAATCAGCTCATCCGCTTATGAGAAGTCTGATAGCCGAGGAGCAGGGAAGCGCCAGAATATATTATGAGGAACAATCGCAACTTGAAATCCCGGTAACAATCAAAAAAGCAAACGATGACTGGCAGACTGATTATGAGGCGGTATCTTCTGCCGGGTGGAACGTTCAAAAGAAAGCACTACTTAAGGTCTTTGCTTATCCTTCAGAGAGCGGAACGAGAGTCCTTTTTATAACTCATCATCTTCTTTGTGACGGAAGAGGACTTCTTCAGCTGATGCAGGAGTTTGCAGATCTTTATGTGAACGATGTTAAGCCGCACCCAGTTGATGAGAAGCTTATGGAAAGTTTTGATGACCTTCCGAGCGGCAGCGACCTTGGGTTTATCAGCAAGGTGCTTATAAAGTATGCCAATAAGAAGTGGCGCGGTGAAGGGCATACGGTCAGCTACGAAGAGTATCTTAGGTTTGAACGTGATCATGATTCAAAACAGGATATAAAGCGCGAAATAAAGAAGATTGACGAAGAAGAACTTGATTCTCTCCTTGATCTATGCAGGAAAAATGGGGTATCACTCAATGACTATCTTGTTGCTAAGATGATGATAAATGAGGGTACGGATAAGGTGGTCATAGCTTCTGACATAAGGAATGAAATCAAAAACTATAAGAAAGGTGCTCTTGGAAACTATGCTACTGCCTTCGGAGTGGTGGTTAAGAAGAAAAGATCTGAGATCATGGAACTTGCCAAGGCTGTAGATCATGAAGTCAGGAGCATCATGAGTAAGCCTGATAAGGAAATGCTTGTTCTCTCGTGTTATTTCAATATGGATCCGGAACTTCTTGATGCCATAGCAATATCGACTCTTGGGAGTTTTGAAAGCAAGGCCGGTAGATTTGTCGGTAGCAAGATGTTTGGCTATGAAAAGCGTGACGGTCATTGTATAACAAACCTTGGCAGGGTAGAGAGTAGCGTTATAAGCGAGGCTGTATTCATTCCGCCTGCATCTCCTGCAAACCGGAAGGCGTGGGGCGTTCTGACGATTAACAAGAAGATGAGGATATGCTCGATACATTCAGTGTAA
- a CDS encoding N-acetyltransferase, with product MEYIRVTKDNLEEEHICCAISNNKDVQVSSKKAWLADRFDEGLVFFKSAERGKCFIEYIPAESAWVPIEADGYMYIDCLWVSGSFKGHGYSTELLDACIADSKEKGRKGLCILSSAKKKPFLADPKFLKYKGFEVCDEADNGIQLWYLPFDKKAGKPAFKECAKHPHIDEKGYVLYYTNQCPFNAKYVPVLEETAKKNSIPFKAIKIQSRDEAQNAPTPITTYSFFCDGEYVTNEQMNDKKFLKLIGK from the coding sequence ATGGAATATATTAGAGTTACCAAGGACAATTTAGAGGAAGAGCACATTTGCTGCGCTATATCCAATAATAAAGATGTTCAGGTTTCATCAAAGAAAGCCTGGCTTGCAGACAGATTTGACGAAGGACTTGTTTTTTTTAAGAGCGCAGAGCGTGGCAAGTGCTTTATTGAGTACATTCCTGCTGAGAGTGCATGGGTCCCTATTGAGGCTGATGGTTATATGTACATAGATTGCCTGTGGGTTTCTGGCTCTTTTAAAGGACATGGCTATTCCACAGAGCTTCTGGATGCCTGTATTGCTGACAGTAAGGAAAAGGGTAGGAAAGGTCTTTGCATTCTTTCTTCAGCCAAGAAAAAGCCATTCCTTGCGGATCCTAAGTTCTTGAAATATAAAGGCTTTGAAGTATGCGATGAAGCTGATAATGGTATTCAGCTTTGGTACCTGCCATTTGATAAGAAGGCTGGCAAGCCAGCTTTTAAGGAATGTGCCAAGCATCCACACATAGATGAAAAAGGCTATGTGCTTTATTACACAAACCAGTGTCCATTCAATGCTAAGTATGTTCCTGTCTTGGAAGAAACCGCCAAGAAGAACAGCATTCCATTCAAAGCAATTAAGATCCAGAGCAGAGATGAAGCTCAGAACGCACCTACTCCTATCACAACATATTCTTTCTTCTGTGATGGCGAGTACGTGACCAACGAGCAGATGAATGATAAGAAATTCCTTAAGCTGATTGGGAAGTAA
- a CDS encoding radical SAM mobile pair protein B, producing the protein MEQPEIKVNHIETKSVMTKSNTPIGGYSVNPYVGCPHACKYCYASFMKRFTGHTEEWGTFMDVKDWPEIKNPKKYAGQKVIIGTVTDGYNPLEETYKNTRRLLEELKDSGADILICTKSDLVLRDLNLLKEINENSRLTVSWSINTLDEEFKDDMDAAVSIERRLAAMKEVYAAGIRTICFISPVFPGITDIEAIIDRTKDQCDLVWLENLNLRGGFKADIMKYISDKHPDLVPLYDEIYNKKNRSYFEALEKKAEELAKKYDCRFVDNETPYERVEKGHPTIVDYFYHEEVRGTANSGKRNVIHNP; encoded by the coding sequence ATGGAACAACCAGAAATCAAAGTAAATCATATAGAAACAAAAAGTGTAATGACAAAATCGAATACTCCTATTGGAGGATATTCGGTGAATCCCTATGTGGGGTGTCCCCATGCCTGTAAATACTGCTACGCATCTTTTATGAAACGCTTTACAGGGCATACGGAGGAATGGGGAACTTTCATGGATGTGAAAGACTGGCCTGAAATAAAGAATCCAAAGAAGTATGCCGGCCAGAAGGTGATCATTGGAACAGTTACGGATGGTTATAATCCGCTAGAGGAAACATATAAAAATACAAGAAGACTTCTGGAAGAACTAAAGGACAGTGGTGCGGACATACTTATCTGCACAAAGTCAGACCTTGTACTAAGAGATCTGAATCTGCTAAAAGAGATCAATGAAAATAGCAGACTTACAGTATCATGGTCAATCAATACTCTCGATGAAGAGTTTAAAGATGATATGGATGCGGCAGTAAGCATAGAAAGAAGGCTTGCTGCAATGAAAGAGGTATATGCGGCAGGCATTCGTACAATTTGCTTCATTTCACCCGTGTTCCCAGGGATTACGGATATAGAAGCAATCATAGACAGGACAAAAGATCAGTGTGACCTTGTATGGCTTGAGAATCTGAATCTTCGCGGAGGTTTTAAGGCAGATATCATGAAATACATTTCCGATAAACATCCGGATCTGGTGCCGCTGTATGACGAAATTTATAACAAAAAGAACCGCAGCTATTTTGAAGCGCTGGAAAAGAAAGCAGAAGAGCTGGCTAAAAAGTATGATTGCAGGTTTGTTGATAATGAAACTCCGTATGAGAGAGTAGAGAAAGGACATCCAACAATCGTAGATTACTTTTACCACGAAGAAGTAAGAGGAACTGCCAATAGTGGAAAGAGAAATGTAATACATAATCCTTGA
- a CDS encoding radical SAM mobile pair system MarR family transcriptional regulator, which yields MKTNGGFLVTKIKQLGDRIFERILAEKNIDAFNGAQGRILYVLWQEDGVPIKIISEKSGLAITSLTTMLERMEKNGLISRKTDEADKRKTLLFLTDKAKELKEAYDSVSNEMGNIYYRDFTDKEILQFEEYLNRIRVNLEEWSDK from the coding sequence ATGAAGACAAATGGTGGATTTCTTGTTACAAAAATAAAACAGCTGGGTGATCGTATATTTGAAAGGATACTGGCAGAAAAAAACATTGATGCATTTAACGGAGCTCAGGGAAGGATTCTTTATGTCTTATGGCAGGAAGATGGTGTTCCTATTAAAATTATTTCCGAGAAAAGCGGACTTGCAATTACTTCACTTACGACCATGCTTGAGCGGATGGAAAAAAACGGACTGATAAGCCGCAAAACGGATGAAGCTGATAAGAGAAAAACTCTTCTGTTCCTCACAGATAAAGCCAAAGAACTTAAAGAAGCTTATGACTCCGTATCCAATGAGATGGGGAATATTTATTATCGTGATTTTACGGATAAAGAGATTCTTCAGTTTGAAGAGTATCTTAACCGCATCAGGGTAAACCTTGAGGAATGGAGTGACAAATGA
- a CDS encoding methyltransferase domain-containing protein: MGAECTVLDYSEKQIESERIVAQREGYNIRIIRGDMTKRLPFEDGEFDLIFHPVSNCYVKEVKPIWKECFRVLKAGGILLSGVDHYINYIVDDEEKEIVNSLPFDPLTNEEQRKQLEEVDCGMQFSHSLEEQIGGQLEAGFTLLDLYEDTNGEGRLHELSIPTFLAMRAIKKVGR, translated from the coding sequence TTGGGTGCTGAATGCACAGTATTGGACTATTCAGAGAAGCAGATAGAAAGTGAAAGAATTGTGGCGCAGCGCGAAGGCTATAACATTCGGATTATCAGAGGCGATATGACTAAGAGATTGCCTTTTGAGGATGGGGAGTTCGATCTGATTTTCCATCCTGTATCTAATTGTTATGTTAAAGAGGTAAAACCAATTTGGAAAGAGTGCTTCAGAGTCTTAAAGGCAGGAGGAATACTACTTTCTGGAGTTGATCACTACATTAACTACATAGTCGATGATGAGGAAAAAGAGATTGTGAACAGCCTTCCTTTTGACCCACTGACCAATGAAGAGCAAAGAAAACAGTTAGAAGAAGTTGATTGCGGAATGCAGTTTTCACATTCTCTTGAAGAACAGATTGGTGGGCAGCTTGAAGCAGGATTTACTCTTCTTGATCTGTATGAAGATACCAACGGAGAAGGGCGTCTTCATGAACTTAGCATACCTACATTTTTAGCTATGCGTGCCATTAAGAAAGTTGGTAGGTAG